GCGCGTCCGTCCCCGGATCACGCCGGGACGCGCCGCGCGAGCGCCCGGACCGCCGCCGCGGCCTCGCTGTCGGGGGCGGCGGCGACGACCGGGCGCTCGGCTTCCACCGACCGCCCGACGCGCGGGTCGGCCGGGACCACCTCGACCGGCGCGCCGAGCGCGTCGCCGATCGGCTCCACCGGCGGCGGTTCGGTCACGCGGTTGACCGCGCAGCCGACCAGCCCGGCGTCGAGCTCGCGCGCGAGCTCCCGGGTCCGGATCGCGTCGGCCAGCGCGAACGCCCGCGGCGAGACGACGAGCAGGCAGGCGTCTGCGATCGCCAGCGGCACCCCGGCGTCCGCGCGCCGCCCCGCGGGACAGTCGAGGACGACGGTCCCGAACTCCCGTTCGACCGCGGCGACCGCCTCGCTCAGGTGGCTCAGGTCGGCCGCCCGCGCGCCGGCCAGCGTCCGCCCGCACGGGACGATGTCCACCGGGCCGCTCCGCACCGTCTCGATCGGGGCCGCAGCGCCGGCGAGCACGTCGTGGAGGTCCGGGCCGCGCCCGTCCGGGAGGTCGGCCATCCCGAGGTCCGCGT
This genomic stretch from Halorubrum hochsteinianum harbors:
- a CDS encoding cell division inhibitor MinD-like (chromosome partitioning ATPase), which gives rise to MILAVAGGKGGVGKTTLAYNVAAGLDGVVVDADLGMADLPDGRGPDLHDVLAGAAAPIETVRSGPVDIVPCGRTLAGARAADLSHLSEAVAAVEREFGTVVLDCPAGRRADAGVPLAIADACLLVVSPRAFALADAIRTRELARELDAGLVGCAVNRVTEPPPVEPIGDALGAPVEVVPADPRVGRSVEAERPVVAAAPDSEAAAAVRALARRVPA